A stretch of the Streptomyces sp. NBC_00078 genome encodes the following:
- the eda gene encoding bifunctional 4-hydroxy-2-oxoglutarate aldolase/2-dehydro-3-deoxy-phosphogluconate aldolase, with amino-acid sequence MPTSLLDLAPVVPVVVLDDDADAVPLARALVAGGLPAIEVTLRTPAALEAIRAVARAVPDAVVGAGTVITPEQVKESVAAGARFLVSPGWTDMLLEAMRASGVPFLPGVSTTSEVVALLERGVREMKFFPAQAAGGTAYLKSLAGPLPQARFCPTGGIGAANAPEYLSLPNVGCVGGTWMIPADAVAAKDWGRIETLAREAAGLGPRG; translated from the coding sequence ATGCCCACCTCGCTGCTGGATCTCGCCCCCGTCGTGCCCGTCGTCGTCCTCGATGACGACGCCGACGCCGTACCGCTCGCGCGGGCGCTGGTCGCCGGTGGGCTGCCGGCGATCGAGGTGACGTTGCGGACGCCGGCCGCGCTGGAGGCGATCCGCGCGGTCGCCCGTGCGGTGCCGGACGCGGTGGTCGGGGCGGGCACCGTGATCACGCCGGAGCAGGTGAAGGAGTCGGTGGCCGCCGGGGCGCGCTTCCTGGTCAGCCCGGGCTGGACGGACATGCTTCTGGAAGCCATGCGGGCGTCCGGGGTGCCGTTCCTGCCGGGGGTGTCGACCACGTCGGAAGTGGTGGCACTGCTGGAGCGCGGGGTGCGGGAGATGAAGTTCTTCCCGGCGCAGGCGGCGGGCGGGACGGCGTACCTGAAGTCCCTCGCGGGGCCCCTGCCGCAGGCGCGGTTCTGTCCGACGGGCGGGATCGGTGCCGCGAACGCACCCGAGTACCTCAGCCTGCCCAACGTCGGCTGTGTGGGCGGAACCTGGATGATCCCCGCGGACGCCGTCGCCGCCAAGGACTGGGGGCGGATCGAGACGCTGGCCCGGGAGGCGGCGGGGCTCGGGCCGCGCGGCTGA